From a single Calothrix sp. NIES-2098 genomic region:
- a CDS encoding serine/threonine protein kinase with WD-40 repeats: MRCCLNPDCLSPQNPDTNKVCQSCNTPLIDLLRGRYRVIKVLSDEGGFGRTYLAEDADKLNEWCVVKQFAPKTQGTSALKKAVELFKEEAKQLQKLGEHPQIPTLLAYFEQDNYLFLVQQYINGQNLQQELQKGVIYNESKIIELLLDLLPVLQFIHDRGVIHRDIKPQNIIRRQSDGRLVLIDFGSSKQLTAAVHTQIGTTIGSHGYTPIEQMQDGKAYPSSDLFSLGATCFHLLTRIRPSQLWMQNGYSWVNSWQQYVNENRHGVALDVNLDRILDKLLTPDIHKRYKSADEVIKDLTSQRALAASLPTVMPTASTTQISYSLKRLLISAAIFLLGLAGIWYLQSRSQVLSIFSNPSQPTNTAANSEQPNTLKGHSSDVNSVAFAPDGATLASGSDDNTIKLWNLATKKEIQTLKGHSKWIWTVAFSPDSRTLASGSADKTIKLWDVATGKEIRTLKEHTDGIAAIAFSPDGKTLASASLDKKIKLWNLSTGKVIHTLTGHSQGVSAIAFSPDGSTLASGGWDKKIKLWNVATGKEIRSFSGHSELILSVAFSPDGLTLASASKDKTIKLWNLVTGETIRTLKGHADKVNSIAYLPKKTLSSTTLVSGSSDNTIKLWDTSTGKEIRTLKRDSGYIYSVATSPDGKTIASGGSAENIIKIWHLPE; this comes from the coding sequence ATGCGCTGCTGCTTGAATCCCGATTGCCTGAGTCCTCAAAATCCTGATACTAACAAGGTTTGTCAAAGTTGCAACACACCATTGATAGATCTTTTACGAGGACGTTACCGTGTTATTAAAGTACTTTCTGATGAAGGTGGATTTGGTAGAACCTATCTAGCGGAAGATGCAGATAAGTTAAATGAATGGTGTGTAGTTAAACAATTCGCACCAAAAACCCAGGGAACTTCTGCATTGAAGAAGGCTGTTGAGCTATTTAAAGAAGAAGCTAAACAACTGCAAAAGTTAGGAGAGCATCCGCAAATTCCTACACTTTTAGCTTACTTTGAACAAGACAATTATCTGTTTTTAGTTCAGCAATATATCAATGGGCAGAATTTACAACAAGAATTACAAAAAGGTGTAATCTACAACGAAAGTAAAATTATTGAACTTTTGTTAGATTTACTTCCCGTTCTACAATTTATCCACGATCGCGGAGTCATTCATCGCGATATCAAGCCGCAAAATATTATTCGCCGTCAAAGTGATGGGCGATTAGTCTTAATTGATTTCGGTTCCTCAAAGCAGCTAACAGCCGCAGTGCATACTCAAATCGGGACGACCATTGGTTCGCATGGTTATACTCCGATTGAACAAATGCAGGATGGTAAAGCTTATCCATCGAGCGATTTATTTAGTTTAGGGGCAACTTGCTTTCATTTATTGACTAGAATTCGCCCATCTCAATTGTGGATGCAAAATGGCTATAGTTGGGTTAATTCTTGGCAGCAATATGTAAATGAAAATAGGCATGGAGTCGCCTTAGATGTAAATTTAGATCGAATTCTGGACAAGCTGTTAACACCAGATATTCACAAGCGTTATAAATCTGCTGATGAAGTCATCAAAGATTTGACAAGTCAAAGAGCGTTAGCAGCATCGCTACCAACTGTAATGCCAACCGCATCAACTACGCAAATATCATATTCGCTAAAAAGATTGTTGATTAGTGCAGCTATTTTTCTGCTGGGATTAGCAGGAATTTGGTATTTACAATCTCGCTCCCAAGTATTAAGTATCTTCTCTAATCCTAGCCAACCTACAAACACCGCCGCCAATTCCGAGCAACCTAATACCCTCAAAGGACATTCCAGTGATGTGAATTCTGTCGCCTTTGCGCCTGATGGTGCGACTCTGGCTAGTGGTAGCGACGACAATACAATTAAACTTTGGAATCTAGCAACTAAAAAGGAGATCCAGACTCTCAAGGGACACTCGAAATGGATTTGGACTGTCGCTTTTAGTCCTGACAGCAGAACCTTGGCTAGTGGGAGTGCAGATAAGACTATCAAACTGTGGGATGTAGCAACAGGTAAAGAAATTCGGACTTTAAAAGAGCATACTGATGGAATTGCGGCGATCGCTTTTAGTCCTGATGGTAAAACCTTAGCTAGTGCCAGTTTAGACAAGAAGATTAAACTATGGAATCTGTCAACTGGCAAGGTAATACACACCTTGACAGGACATTCTCAGGGCGTTTCTGCGATCGCTTTTAGTCCTGATGGTAGCACCCTTGCTAGTGGTGGTTGGGATAAGAAAATTAAATTGTGGAATGTAGCAACAGGCAAAGAAATTCGCAGCTTTAGTGGACATTCTGAATTAATTCTTTCTGTTGCTTTTAGCCCCGATGGTCTGACTCTTGCTAGTGCAAGTAAGGATAAAACAATCAAATTGTGGAATCTAGTAACGGGAGAGACAATTCGGACATTAAAAGGTCATGCTGATAAAGTGAATTCTATTGCTTATTTACCTAAAAAAACATTAAGCAGTACGACTCTTGTTAGCGGTAGCAGCGACAACACAATCAAACTCTGGGATACTTCAACAGGCAAAGAAATCAGGACTTTAAAACGAGATTCTGGTTATATTTATTCGGTAGCAACTAGCCCCGATGGTAAGACTATTGCTAGTGGTGGTAGTGCTGAGAATATTATTAAAATTTGGCATTTGCCTGAGTAA
- a CDS encoding cobyrinic acid a,c-diamide synthase, whose protein sequence is MSKVVSVHSFRGGTGKSNVTANIATMIARSGKRVGIVDTDIQSPGIHVLFGLDETKITYTLNDYLWGRCAIEQAAYDVSQTAKMKPKPFLFGANGAIYLIPSSIKTGEISRILREGYDARLLNDGFRNLTRKLKLDYLFIDTHPGINEETLLSIIISDILVVILRPDQQDYQGTAVAVDVARKLDVPKIMLVVNKALPKLNFQALRQQVQSAYGTTVAGVLPVCEEMFQLGSSDIFSLRYPDHPWTQEVTAIAKYIVHGK, encoded by the coding sequence ATGTCTAAAGTCGTGTCTGTCCATTCATTTCGTGGCGGTACTGGTAAGTCAAATGTGACTGCAAATATAGCAACAATGATTGCTCGTTCTGGTAAGCGAGTCGGTATTGTTGATACTGATATTCAATCACCAGGTATTCACGTCCTGTTTGGTCTTGATGAAACCAAAATTACCTACACTCTCAATGATTATCTTTGGGGTCGTTGCGCAATTGAACAGGCTGCTTACGATGTTAGCCAAACAGCCAAGATGAAACCAAAACCTTTTCTCTTTGGAGCGAATGGTGCTATTTATTTAATTCCTTCCAGCATCAAAACTGGGGAAATATCTCGCATTTTGCGTGAGGGTTACGATGCGCGTTTACTTAACGACGGCTTTCGCAATCTTACCCGTAAGTTGAAATTAGATTATTTATTTATTGATACTCACCCTGGCATTAACGAAGAAACGCTACTTTCTATTATTATTTCTGATATTTTAGTTGTAATTCTCCGTCCAGACCAACAAGATTATCAAGGTACTGCTGTCGCTGTTGATGTCGCCCGTAAATTAGATGTGCCTAAAATTATGTTGGTAGTTAATAAAGCACTACCAAAGTTAAATTTTCAGGCTTTGCGGCAACAGGTACAATCTGCCTATGGTACGACCGTAGCGGGTGTATTGCCTGTCTGCGAAGAAATGTTTCAACTAGGCAGTAGCGATATTTTTAGCTTGCGCTACCCAGATCACCCTTGGACGCAGGAAGTAACTGCGATCGCAAAATATATCGTTCATGGTAAATAG
- a CDS encoding short-chain dehydrogenase/reductase SDR, with translation MNSSSTRSLAVVTGASNGIGYELAKQFAQNGFDLLITSTGPSINEAAQALAELGAKVETVQADLATYEGVESLYHKIKETQRPVDAIAINAGVGVGGDFARETNLKDELNLINLNVVSSVHLAKRVLKDMVELGKGRILFTSSIAAIMPGPFEAVYAASKAFIQSFSEALRNELKDTDITVTALMPGPTDTNFFHRAGMDDTKVGANQKDDPALVAKQGFEALMADKDSVIAGSLKTKIQGTVSTVLPDTVNAEQHRKLSEPGSAHK, from the coding sequence ATGAATAGTTCTTCAACCCGATCGCTAGCTGTGGTGACAGGTGCTTCTAATGGCATTGGCTACGAACTTGCTAAACAGTTTGCCCAAAATGGCTTCGATCTTCTGATTACATCAACGGGGCCGAGTATTAATGAAGCGGCTCAAGCTTTGGCAGAATTGGGCGCGAAAGTTGAGACAGTACAAGCGGATCTTGCTACGTATGAAGGGGTTGAGTCACTTTACCATAAGATTAAAGAAACTCAGCGACCAGTAGATGCGATCGCAATTAACGCTGGGGTAGGTGTTGGTGGTGATTTTGCTCGTGAGACTAACCTCAAGGACGAGCTAAATTTAATTAACCTGAATGTCGTATCGTCAGTTCATCTCGCCAAACGAGTGCTGAAAGACATGGTAGAACTTGGTAAGGGACGAATTCTCTTTACCTCTTCAATTGCTGCTATTATGCCCGGGCCATTTGAGGCAGTCTACGCAGCTTCTAAAGCTTTTATCCAATCCTTCTCAGAAGCGTTACGCAACGAGTTAAAGGATACAGATATTACCGTTACAGCACTGATGCCAGGGCCGACCGATACCAACTTTTTCCACCGTGCGGGTATGGACGATACTAAAGTAGGTGCGAATCAAAAGGACGATCCGGCGCTGGTTGCCAAACAGGGTTTTGAGGCATTGATGGCTGACAAGGATAGTGTAATTGCCGGGTCGCTGAAAACTAAGATTCAAGGAACTGTGAGTACAGTATTACCTGATACTGTTAATGCCGAACAGCACCGTAAGCTTAGTGAGCCAGGTTCAGCGCACAAATAA
- a CDS encoding peptidase-like protein translates to MISENNHKKSRFRPNLAIIFSLGSGLLIGSYSLPIRALEIPKYLGQFTIAKTPDERQPEAVEKGIEQIPTSQPPVAPQQRTQPIDSPLPPRVPPATTNTEPAPNSRPSRPVETEPAPNPRPSTPVETAPAPNPRPSTPVETAPAPNPRPSTPVETEPAPRPINNGSAPPRQGGSQPTTKPRTGSKPTREGLPVSPPLNLNYKPINFVDFAFGILGKGDFKSQGRYYHFYQFEGRENQLIQIRLGGSTDTRQSNNLSLNPYMFLLDPNNNVIVKRGSTQTTTGIKDAFVFVRLPVQGTYTIAVTSRNPGDTGRYSLALRNDRASYILDESAGLDAQSLTLKQNKSPYDVSKFEGKKDQLVSIRVDSEFEEFSPYIVLLNSQGKIVAADNAKDGKYSALIDRARLPEDGTYYVVVSSANPQERGRYRLTLY, encoded by the coding sequence ATGATATCAGAAAACAACCATAAAAAATCTCGTTTTCGCCCTAACTTAGCTATTATTTTTTCGCTAGGCAGTGGTTTGTTAATTGGTAGTTATTCTCTACCTATCCGTGCTTTAGAAATACCAAAATACCTGGGACAATTTACCATTGCCAAAACACCAGATGAGAGACAACCAGAAGCAGTAGAAAAAGGAATTGAGCAAATTCCTACTTCTCAACCACCTGTAGCTCCACAACAACGCACCCAACCGATTGATTCACCTCTACCGCCACGTGTACCGCCTGCAACTACAAATACGGAACCAGCACCAAATTCTAGACCATCTCGACCTGTAGAAACTGAACCAGCGCCAAATCCCAGACCATCCACACCTGTAGAAACTGCACCAGCGCCAAATCCCAGACCATCCACACCTGTAGAAACTGCACCAGCGCCAAATCCCAGACCATCCACACCTGTAGAAACTGAGCCAGCACCTAGACCTATAAATAATGGTTCTGCTCCTCCACGCCAGGGAGGTTCTCAACCAACAACTAAACCCCGTACAGGTAGCAAGCCAACTCGTGAGGGTTTACCTGTTTCACCACCGCTAAATCTGAATTACAAGCCAATTAACTTTGTAGATTTCGCCTTTGGTATTCTCGGCAAAGGTGATTTCAAATCTCAAGGTAGGTATTATCATTTCTATCAATTTGAAGGTAGAGAAAATCAACTGATCCAAATTAGGCTTGGTGGTAGTACTGATACACGCCAATCAAATAACCTCAGCCTCAATCCCTATATGTTTCTGCTTGATCCCAATAACAACGTTATCGTGAAGCGAGGCAGTACACAGACAACAACTGGGATTAAAGATGCATTTGTATTTGTGAGATTACCCGTTCAAGGCACTTACACGATCGCAGTCACTAGCCGCAACCCAGGTGATACTGGTCGCTATAGTTTAGCACTGAGAAACGACCGAGCCAGCTACATTCTAGACGAATCCGCCGGACTAGATGCTCAAAGTCTTACCCTCAAACAAAATAAAAGCCCCTACGATGTCTCTAAATTTGAGGGGAAAAAAGATCAGTTGGTCAGTATTCGGGTAGACAGCGAGTTTGAAGAATTTTCACCTTATATAGTCTTATTAAATTCTCAAGGTAAAATTGTCGCCGCGGATAATGCCAAAGATGGTAAGTACAGCGCTCTAATTGACCGCGCCAGATTACCTGAAGATGGTACTTACTATGTAGTGGTTAGTTCAGCTAATCCACAAGAACGCGGTAGATATCGATTAACTCTGTACTAA
- a CDS encoding GCN5-related N-acetyltransferase → MIIRHATEVDLPTIVDIYNSAIPCRMASADLAPVSIESRLNWFRGRSPSQRPLWVVEVEGVVAGWLSFQSFYGRPAYSKTAEISIYISPNFQRCGLGRKLLGQAIQQSPSLGLKTLIGFIFAHNQPSLKLFETFGFQPWGHLPNIAELDGVERDLVIMGLRIGDEKFTIQQN, encoded by the coding sequence ATGATTATCCGCCATGCGACTGAAGTTGATTTACCTACGATTGTGGACATATACAATTCTGCAATTCCTTGCCGCATGGCCAGCGCTGATTTAGCGCCAGTGTCTATAGAAAGCCGCTTAAATTGGTTTCGAGGGCGATCGCCTTCACAAAGACCGCTGTGGGTGGTAGAAGTAGAAGGTGTAGTTGCTGGCTGGTTGAGTTTTCAATCTTTTTATGGGCGACCAGCCTACAGTAAAACTGCCGAAATTAGCATTTACATTTCCCCAAACTTTCAACGATGTGGTTTAGGAAGAAAACTCCTAGGACAAGCAATTCAGCAAAGTCCGAGTTTGGGTTTAAAAACTTTAATCGGTTTTATTTTTGCCCATAATCAACCCAGTTTAAAGTTGTTTGAAACATTCGGCTTTCAACCTTGGGGACATTTGCCCAACATCGCCGAACTTGACGGTGTTGAACGCGACTTAGTAATTATGGGGCTGCGAATTGGGGATGAGAAGTTTACAATCCAGCAAAATTAA
- a CDS encoding sensor protein, producing the protein MLGNFKLATKFTLLLSLVFLGTILISGITLSKALEQRAEDEVNYRGQVLIQMMNSVRDYTNNHISPLLASTAEQQSQFTPEIVPSFSAREVFENLRSHKEYANFLYKDATINPTNLRDRADEFESNLIEKFRQDPKLESLSGFRDLFGEQLFYSSRPFAIKEQSCLRCHSTPDQAPKSQVATYGTENGFNWKLNEILGTQIIYIPASKVFENARQTFSLVIGIFILIFALVILAINYSLKRDVLQPIRPMAKLAEKISMNTIDAESEGKDLELTKLAVIAKRTDELGKLGKVFYRMVHEIQVREQAWKKQMEQLRVQIDQAKKHQEVEEIANLDYFQKLHAEAKDIRNKWSDTDTTST; encoded by the coding sequence ATGTTAGGTAATTTCAAGCTGGCAACTAAATTTACCTTGCTCCTCTCTCTCGTTTTCCTGGGCACTATATTAATTAGCGGGATTACTTTATCCAAAGCGCTGGAGCAAAGAGCCGAAGATGAAGTTAACTATCGGGGACAAGTCCTTATACAAATGATGAATTCGGTCAGAGATTATACTAATAACCATATCAGTCCCCTGTTAGCATCCACCGCAGAACAACAATCACAATTTACCCCAGAAATAGTACCCAGCTTTTCTGCCAGAGAAGTTTTTGAGAATCTTCGCAGTCATAAAGAATATGCAAATTTTCTTTACAAAGACGCGACAATTAATCCCACAAATTTACGGGATCGAGCTGACGAATTTGAATCAAATCTGATAGAAAAGTTTCGCCAAGATCCTAAATTAGAGAGCTTATCAGGCTTTAGGGATTTATTTGGCGAACAATTATTTTATAGCAGCAGACCATTTGCAATTAAAGAACAAAGTTGTTTGCGGTGTCATTCTACACCAGATCAAGCACCTAAAAGTCAGGTGGCAACCTATGGCACGGAAAATGGTTTTAACTGGAAGCTGAATGAAATTCTGGGCACACAAATTATTTATATTCCAGCTAGTAAAGTTTTTGAAAATGCTCGTCAGACTTTTTCATTAGTTATTGGAATTTTTATTTTAATCTTTGCATTAGTAATTTTGGCGATCAATTATTCCTTAAAACGGGATGTTCTTCAGCCGATTAGACCAATGGCTAAATTGGCTGAAAAAATCAGTATGAATACAATCGATGCTGAGTCGGAAGGTAAAGATTTAGAACTCACAAAATTGGCTGTAATTGCCAAACGTACTGATGAATTAGGCAAACTGGGTAAGGTGTTCTATCGCATGGTACATGAAATCCAAGTGCGCGAACAAGCTTGGAAGAAACAGATGGAACAACTGCGGGTGCAAATCGATCAAGCTAAGAAACATCAAGAAGTGGAAGAAATCGCTAATTTAGATTACTTCCAAAAATTACACGCAGAAGCTAAAGATATTAGGAACAAATGGTCAGATACAGACACAACATCTACTTAA
- a CDS encoding CheB methylesterase → MRKDQHHKKSNIAIVAIAASAGGVTAIRKVLSGLPADFPVPILCLQHLSPSETNLLAQVLQLRTDLRVRWAHQGEHLAAGVVYVCPPGHYFVVHTNATISLAPQPGKHGWVHGVDRFFESVAESYADRAVVIVMTGTGKGGAEGVRAVSRQHGIVIAQDKASSVAYGMPEAAIATGCVDRVLPREAIAPLLVSLVCEGNPLSKAPASKKTSQNPSLQISPTLVDALENVLDRAIAMHRTDMGYIHLFDRHKCTLTLAVQRGFDATLGDDLQTVSINEYSPCIMALRSGEPAIVEDVEVDPRFAAHRAIAAASGYRAVQSTPLTNRKGTIIGVLSTHFRQPRHFLPWEMKLLDMHARHAADLIELFQAEKVG, encoded by the coding sequence ATGCGTAAAGACCAACACCATAAGAAATCCAACATTGCGATTGTGGCGATCGCGGCTTCGGCTGGTGGAGTGACAGCGATTCGCAAGGTTCTATCAGGATTGCCTGCGGACTTTCCGGTTCCCATTCTCTGCCTACAGCACCTCAGTCCTTCTGAAACTAACTTGTTGGCGCAAGTTTTACAGTTACGAACAGATCTCAGGGTTCGCTGGGCACATCAAGGAGAACATCTCGCAGCGGGAGTGGTGTATGTCTGCCCGCCAGGGCATTACTTTGTCGTCCATACCAACGCTACAATCTCTCTGGCTCCGCAACCAGGCAAACACGGCTGGGTGCATGGAGTCGATCGCTTTTTTGAGTCAGTGGCAGAGAGTTATGCAGACCGCGCTGTAGTAATTGTGATGACTGGCACGGGTAAAGGCGGTGCAGAAGGTGTGCGTGCTGTGTCTCGGCAGCATGGGATTGTCATTGCTCAGGATAAAGCCAGTTCTGTCGCTTATGGAATGCCAGAGGCGGCGATCGCCACTGGTTGCGTAGACCGAGTTTTGCCGCGTGAGGCGATCGCTCCTTTATTGGTGAGCTTGGTATGTGAGGGAAATCCTTTATCAAAAGCGCCAGCGAGCAAAAAAACATCCCAAAACCCTAGTTTGCAAATATCGCCCACGCTGGTTGACGCATTGGAGAATGTACTCGATCGAGCGATCGCCATGCACCGGACAGACATGGGCTATATTCATCTATTCGATCGGCATAAATGTACCCTCACCCTTGCAGTTCAACGTGGCTTCGATGCAACCTTAGGCGATGATTTGCAGACTGTTAGCATCAACGAATATTCACCCTGCATCATGGCTTTGCGCTCCGGAGAGCCAGCGATCGTTGAAGATGTCGAGGTCGATCCCCGGTTCGCTGCTCACAGAGCGATCGCCGCAGCATCTGGATATCGCGCAGTCCAATCCACCCCACTAACCAACCGCAAAGGAACCATTATCGGTGTATTGTCCACTCATTTTCGTCAACCTCGCCACTTTTTACCCTGGGAAATGAAGCTTCTCGATATGCACGCCCGTCATGCTGCCGATCTAATTGAACTGTTTCAAGCCGAGAAAGTTGGGTAA
- a CDS encoding glycosyl transferase family protein produces MEHGGLGIGAISPHTPHTPHTPHTPHTPLSPPTPQTPIRLLLAAIALWSMNLGGVALRDWDEGYYALVARHMYRSGNWLYPLLNGQPFDKPPLGEWLIAASYSLFGISELITRLPLALITACSVPLLYWISKEIFATQLSAVFSALVYLTLLPVVRHGRLAMHDGITVTLFLLLMLGLLKSRQQKLWAVIPGVAFGLLILARGEMAFVLGAIALLFLVIDRRLSLFKNPYLWIGLVIGIVPVIAWYVAQGQQYGAEFWQGRFFGPLVQRIWQPFHNHDGPPWYYIVELLKYSFPWLIFLPSGLILAWQQRHSSWGRLTLVGIVVYGLTISVMRTKLPWYIMPLYPFVALAVGAKLAAVWQNPKPYPSAWKWLFGLVALVGSGGCIYFIVSNQLALLPLGIALTLVFSYTVWLIAQQNRQFIVALFAGVYLILVIFVNSPVWVWELNEAFAVKPVAALLQQHTPKDAVIYTSFAYGRPSLDFYSDRQVKAASSAELQTQWATKSYLLLDKATLNSLQLPNSQTLGTAEGFTLIAPSN; encoded by the coding sequence ATGGAGCATGGGGGATTGGGCATTGGTGCCATTTCTCCCCACACTCCCCACACTCCCCACACTCCCCACACTCCCCACACTCCCTTGTCCCCTCCAACCCCTCAAACCCCAATCCGGCTTTTACTCGCAGCGATCGCGCTGTGGAGTATGAATTTAGGAGGAGTCGCGCTGCGAGATTGGGATGAGGGTTACTATGCGCTGGTGGCTCGTCATATGTACCGTTCTGGTAATTGGCTCTATCCGCTACTCAACGGACAGCCTTTTGATAAGCCGCCTTTGGGGGAATGGCTAATTGCTGCTAGTTATTCGCTGTTTGGCATTAGCGAACTGATAACCCGCTTACCTTTGGCGTTAATTACTGCTTGTAGCGTTCCCTTACTGTACTGGATAAGTAAGGAAATTTTTGCAACACAGTTGAGTGCGGTTTTTTCTGCCTTAGTTTATCTAACTTTGCTGCCTGTCGTCAGACACGGACGCTTGGCCATGCATGATGGGATTACCGTCACGTTATTTTTGCTACTGATGCTTGGGCTGCTGAAATCTCGCCAGCAGAAATTGTGGGCAGTAATTCCCGGTGTGGCGTTTGGGCTACTGATTTTAGCTAGGGGAGAAATGGCATTTGTTTTGGGTGCGATCGCTCTTTTATTCTTAGTAATCGATAGACGACTCTCCTTATTCAAAAATCCTTACCTCTGGATTGGTTTAGTAATAGGTATCGTACCTGTCATCGCCTGGTATGTAGCCCAAGGACAACAGTATGGCGCAGAATTTTGGCAAGGTCGTTTTTTTGGGCCTTTGGTGCAACGGATTTGGCAGCCATTTCACAATCATGACGGCCCTCCTTGGTATTACATAGTAGAGTTACTGAAATATAGTTTTCCTTGGTTAATTTTTCTACCCAGTGGTTTAATTTTGGCATGGCAGCAACGCCATAGTAGTTGGGGGCGATTAACCTTGGTAGGAATCGTAGTTTACGGGCTGACAATTTCTGTGATGCGCACTAAGCTACCTTGGTATATCATGCCCCTGTATCCCTTTGTGGCTTTAGCTGTAGGTGCAAAACTCGCCGCAGTTTGGCAGAATCCTAAACCTTACCCTAGCGCTTGGAAGTGGCTGTTTGGTTTGGTGGCGTTGGTTGGGAGTGGCGGCTGTATTTATTTCATAGTCAGCAATCAATTAGCACTGCTTCCTTTAGGAATTGCACTGACACTCGTTTTTAGTTATACAGTTTGGTTAATCGCCCAGCAAAATCGCCAATTTATTGTGGCTTTATTTGCAGGTGTCTACTTAATTTTAGTAATATTTGTGAATTCTCCAGTTTGGGTGTGGGAACTCAATGAAGCCTTTGCTGTCAAACCTGTTGCGGCTTTGCTACAACAACACACCCCAAAAGATGCTGTCATCTACACATCTTTTGCCTATGGTCGTCCTAGTTTAGATTTTTACAGCGATCGCCAAGTTAAAGCAGCAAGTAGTGCAGAATTACAAACCCAATGGGCAACAAAATCTTACTTGCTATTAGATAAAGCAACACTCAATTCGCTACAACTACCTAACAGCCAAACTCTAGGTACAGCAGAAGGATTTACCTTAATTGCTCCCAGCAATTAA